The stretch of DNA GCTGAATACCTCATCCCCCTTGCTATCTAACGCGCCTCGTAAATCAGAGTAATTCGGTAGTGTCGATGGCCCCCGCGGCAGTTCTTCTTAAATATGCAAATGATAACGTTATCAAAAGTATTATGTAATTACACAATTcttatttatcataatttgGAAGTTTGGCTTTAcgtattcataaattattaattcaatatcataattagtaatttataacaaataacaTTACGATAAATCTatgatgtaattttaattatttcattaattgtaCCTGTTGCAGCAAGGATAAGTCGgtgtaatttacaatttttattgtataaaatgtatttaatacaatttatgtgctgtaatattatattgattatttaacaAGTTAATTACATTGATTAATttggcattttattttttttttcggacaatatttttattttttaaaagatattttccgGAATGATAATGAGACTGAAGGAAAAGTCGTTTCAAGAAGCACGGAGAGTTAAAGCACGGAAATGTCGAGCTAAATACGATTTAACCTTGCGGCAGGATTTCAAATGGAACACTTGCTTCATTAAGAAGCTTGAAACGTCGTCTGAATAATAAGCGAGAAAGCCAACGGCGCCGGATTAGGGCGAATAAgtcgtattttaatttctacagCGCCGAGAACTTATCGTCTTTCACAATTGCGCCCCGGATGGGAAAAAGCCTTTGTCGATTCAATTTCAAATAGATGCCGGCGAATCGAAAGTAATTGGATTCCGGTTTATTAACAGATACTTTATTGGCGTGCGCAGATGGTCACagcaagaagaagaagaggaaactAGGAAGCATAGGCGGCATTTATTCCGGCGTCTCGGTTTCGCAACTTCTGGCACAACGGGAGAGAGCTATTGCCGCGGTTGCGGCATCTGGAGTTCAAGGTTCACCGGTGCCTAATGGATCGCAGGTAATTGAGTCATAGCTTTAATTGATTCGCAAATTACCGATCTCTTTTACGAATTGGTAGTTGTGTTTTTTTTGCAGAAtgttgcaatattaaatatcacatattattgatattatataagaagaaattatatttgatttatctttaaacaaatttaatatttagtaaattaattattaagtttttattcattttattcacatatgtttaattatttagatatattataattacttaatttttaggTATGGCCAATTGCGATTCCAAATTTGCAAGTTCAGCAGAATGGACAACAAATTTGTCATCAGTCTTTAAGTTCACCGTCTCAAAATCATGACGTAAGCAGTTGTACAAGAAATCCTCAGCAGAGGCTGAATCAACATAATATGTCGAACATGCTGATGGGCAACCCGTTGATTATGAATCAGCAGggtacaaattttaataatatgtctcaacaacagcagcaactTTTACAACAACAGCATCAACAACTTATTATACAACAACAGCAGcatcagcagcagcagctTATTCAACACCATATATCTCAGCAGCCTCAACAACAACAATCGCAACAGTTATCAGCATTATCGCATCAACAACAATTACAGCATATGCAAATTTTgcaacaacagcaacaacaGGAGCAGCATCAAAATACTGTAGTAAATCAATTAGCTCAACAACAGGCTCCTCATTATATTAATCAGTTAAATCAGCAGTCGCTACATGTAATGCAACAatcgcagcagcagcagcagcagcagatGCATTTGCAGCAAATTCAAAAACACAATATGCAACAACAATTAGTTCAAGAAGTGGATCAACAACAATCGacgaattataataatactcAGCATTCTGTTGAAAATTATGTGCATCACATGCAATCGTCGCAAGTGCCGAATCAAGCTCTCCATCCGCAATTACATCAACTTCAGCATCAAATGCAATCGCAGCAGCCTCAACAAAATCAGCACGCTATGCAATCTCAATCAACAGATCATTTTCAGATGCAAATTCAACAACAGTTACAACAACAGCATCAACAGCAAATGTCACAAGTGTGCTTCCAGCCACAATATTCTAATCAACAATTAAATCATCACTCCGCAGACATTATGCAGCAGCAAACTGGGTCTACTGTCATGACTAATATCAATACTATTGACATTCAGAATAGGCATAATCGAACACCGTCAATTGATGAAGATATAAATGCGAAGCATttacaacagcagcagcagcagcatcaACAGCAGCAGCTTTTGTTACATAATCATTCGATGCAGCGAAACCATGTGGTCCAAAATGGTAGTTTGCAGAATAATTCTCATGAAAACGTTCAACGAATGTACACTCAAAATCAAGTACAATATTTGACAAGAAATTTCGACCCTTCAAAGGGATCAAATACAGATGCTAAAATGGGACATCAACAGCAGTTTCTGACAAATCATACGGGACGAAGCCCGAACACCAGTCACGTTGTTGAGGTGCAGCAGTCTGGTATGGGACCAAACGGGCAGTCCGGCAATATGCATTTTAACAACAGAACACCGCCGTGGCAGCAACAAAATCGCGCCGCGGTTGCATCCCATCAGTCGTCCGCTACagttcaaaatattaattgtaattcgtTTGATCGTGTACCACCGCTACATCATCACATTCCACAGCCTTCCAATTGGACGGACGAGACCGCACGGAAAAAAGcgaaatcaaataaaataatagtgaAAAAACAGAGACAGCATGGAGAGTTGTCAAGAACGAACAATGGACTGGATCATTCGACACCGAGTCCAGTAGATGAATTTAGTGAAAATAATCAACAAAATAATGGTCAGATAAATTCAACATTTAATAACAGCGGTCCTTCGTTCCTAGAGGATCCCAGTGGATACCTCGCTCAACAAACGGCGCTGCTAAACAGTACGATATCGAGGCAAACCGGTGTCAGTAGTTCTCAAGTGAGCATGTTAAACAATAATTCGAAAACATCGTCTCAAACCAGTCACGGCATGCACGTGTCTAACACTTATATTCCTCAATCAAAGCCTTCCTCTATCGCCAGTCCCACTAGTACCTCGTCATTTGCTTCCGTAAAAAATCACGCGACATCGCCGGTTGTTGTACATAGTAGTATGACACCGACATCAAGCAGTGGCACGGATTCCGAGAACAGTCCATGTCAAGGCTGTGTTACCAACGCTGATACACAGTCTTACATTCAAGATCAATATAAACAACAAATGCAGCGACAGTACCTGATGCACACGGATCAGCGCGAAGATCCTGTTACATCGTCAACATTCGGCGAGCGATATCAAACGAATAATCAACCGCAAACTGATTCTCGACCAATACAAGGTGGCACTGTGAGCACAAGTCATGGATCTCCTATCGGCACAAATAGTCCAGCTAATTCAGACACGCCAGCAGCTTCAACGCCCGGAATTTCGCAACCAGCGACTCCGCAGAGTTTAATTTCGTCACAACCGGCGACGCCACATAGTTATTCACAACCGCCGACACCTCATTCGCATGTCTCGGGACAAATGTCATCGCAGACATTAACTCCACAAGCTCAACAGCAATTATCACAATCTTTGATCGGCGGCAACATTCAAGAACAAAGATCGGAAACTCCTAGTTCTGGTACAATGAGTTCCAGTGGTATTCCACCTAGCACTTCGCCGTCACAAACGTCCTCCTCTGCGTCAGATAATTTAACGTCACAAGTAAAACGGCAAGTAACAAGGCAAAATTCTCTAGATGGCTATCAACCTCATCCACACACCGTCAATACTGTCTCCAGAATACCCGTGAACACTTTTAATGGAACATCGTCCGTGATAACAACGATGGCAAGTGGCCATACAGTTAGTAGCAACACAATTACGTCTGTGTTAGCCGGAAGAGCAAACACGGCTACTGTTTCTATAAATACACCATCTGCGATACCAAATCTTGCTATACCCTGTCTTCTGCCAAATAAATCACAGCATCAAACACAATCTACGATGTTGACGAATATGCCGAATACTCCAGTTACGACTCATTCTTCTATACCACTTAGTCAATCATCGATGATAAGCGTATCTAAATCACCGCTTGAAATGGTTCAAAGTGTTGTTAGCAGCATACAAGTACCTCAGACAAGTACAAATTCATCATTGCAACCACAAatgcagcagcagcagcaccaacagcagcagcaacaacatcATAACCaccaacagcagcagcagcagcagcagcctcaaccacagcagcagcaacatcCGCAAGCTAATGTTCAAGTTCACAACGTTCTCACTTCGGGAGGTATATTAAAACATCCTGCAGGATCAACGCTACCACCTGGTCATATATTGGTATCTAGCGGAGGTCAACTTATAATGGCGAGTACTGGATCGACCATTAACGGCGTAATGGCGCCTCCTCCaccaaaaattatttctaacgcTAATTCTATGCCACCTTTGTCAGTATCGCCGATGGTTACGAGTGTCACCGGAGCCGTTAGTCAAGTAATACCCGCGGTAGGCGTAGCTCAACAAGTAATAGGACAACCTACTGTACTTGTGAATACTATTCAAACTCCAGTGTTGATTCAACCTGGCGTAATGACGATGGACAGCATAGGACAGAATGTGCAAATACCGCATTTAACAGTTGCTACCGGTAACGTAATACAAAACACTCAATCTATTATTGACGCAAATCAGGACGTGTCTAGAACAGTAGCAGCTAATCAAGGCATGACGGTGAATCGACAACCGGCGTTATTATCGCCCGAACCGacaattacaaagaaaaaatcatACAAGAAACGAAAAGGAAATTCACAAACCGTAGCGTCAATGCTGCATATTGCTTCGTCTCAGCAAAATACTGGTATGTTGATGCAATCGCAATCAAACTTTGCGCAACAAAACTTTCAGACTCAGAGCATAGGTGGGCCCATGCTTCAGGCATTAACTATCGTGCCTGGTAAAGCCGGAGCACCAGCGCAACTT from Cardiocondyla obscurior isolate alpha-2009 linkage group LG04, Cobs3.1, whole genome shotgun sequence encodes:
- the LOC139101751 gene encoding serine/threonine-protein kinase Wnk isoform X6; its protein translation is MCREISRKTGRRRHYGHTAIEEAARRVATRPWSPDQGKTREMTKLCNHKRKLLLPAAAASPVASCTPAVSSSTLSSGPTTASIHANADSPTSSDKTRKDTLLACADGHSKKKKRKLGSIGGIYSGVSVSQLLAQRERAIAAVAASGVQGSPVPNGSQVWPIAIPNLQVQQNGQQICHQSLSSPSQNHDVSSCTRNPQQRLNQHNMSNMLMGNPLIMNQQGTNFNNMSQQQQQLLQQQHQQLIIQQQQHQQQQLIQHHISQQPQQQQSQQLSALSHQQQLQHMQILQQQQQQEQHQNTVVNQLAQQQAPHYINQLNQQSLHVMQQSQQQQQQQMHLQQIQKHNMQQQLVQEVDQQQSTNYNNTQHSVENYVHHMQSSQVPNQALHPQLHQLQHQMQSQQPQQNQHAMQSQSTDHFQMQIQQQLQQQHQQQMSQVCFQPQYSNQQLNHHSADIMQQQTGSTVMTNINTIDIQNRHNRTPSIDEDINAKHLQQQQQQHQQQQLLLHNHSMQRNHVVQNGSLQNNSHENVQRMYTQNQVQYLTRNFDPSKGSNTDAKMGHQQQFLTNHTGRSPNTSHVVEVQQSGMGPNGQSGNMHFNNRTPPWQQQNRAAVASHQSSATVQNINCNSFDRVPPLHHHIPQPSNWTDETARKKAKSNKIIVKKQRQHGELSRTNNGLDHSTPSPVDEFSENNQQNNGQINSTFNNSGPSFLEDPSGYLAQQTALLNSTISRQTGVSSSQVSMLNNNSKTSSQTSHGMHVSNTYIPQSKPSSIASPTSTSSFASVKNHATSPVVVHSSMTPTSSSGTDSENSPCQGCVTNADTQSYIQDQYKQQMQRQYLMHTDQREDPVTSSTFGERYQTNNQPQTDSRPIQGGTVSTSHGSPIGTNSPANSDTPAASTPGISQPATPQSLISSQPATPHSYSQPPTPHSHVSGQMSSQTLTPQAQQQLSQSLIGGNIQEQRSETPSSGTMSSSGIPPSTSPSQTSSSASDNLTSQVKRQVTRQNSLDGYQPHPHTVNTVSRIPVNTFNGTSSVITTMASGHTVSSNTITSVLAGRANTATVSINTPSAIPNLAIPCLLPNKSQHQTQSTMLTNMPNTPVTTHSSIPLSQSSMISVSKSPLEMVQSVVSSIQVPQTSTNSSLQPQMQQQQHQQQQQQHHNHQQQQQQQQPQPQQQQHPQANVQVHNVLTSGGILKHPAGSTLPPGHILVSSGGQLIMASTGSTINGVMAPPPPKIISNANSMPPLSVSPMVTSVTGAVSQVIPAVGVAQQVIGQPTVLVNTIQTPVLIQPGVMTMDSIGQNVQIPHLTVATGNVIQNTQSIIDANQDVSRTVAANQGMTVNRQPALLSPEPTITKKKSYKKRKGNSQTVASMLHIASSQQNTGMLMQSQSNFAQQNFQTQSIGGPMLQALTIVPGKAGAPAQLVMNGQTGATSAQFNAQQIITNPQPAQQINLLQPVNLLNGATGMVQNFPTIQQFIVPGLGSMVMSADGTATLLQDTGNIGMQLQIQNVNGQNVLTPVQSHSGIFNPSQSILAAGPAGMVIRAPQATSGKIIQQHSPGTQFLSPNSGQFLVNGTTSFGNQLSPIVANVSPNQQVTFNASQVRPSNMQGQQEFIQMNGQTLMVPCATTQNIAVSSASNQQNTTFVQQNTTIVQQQTTMVSNNQIPNFQSAASNGGQTVDPSLNLDHNQSYILSSGMIQGKTASSSPKSGINSPSSDQNVEQQQYVLASSSTTVVEKTAQQNEQHSPLMARHSVSTQTAGNQTNVAQSAMMRQGSPPDTTTHSPGNSQRSNSPAVDTTTHGAASPAPPITARHHSSSTPMVHCVSSSEPDSGDTQVASEDWRIQGIATKEITLNQPSLHGKTYVESTVTTGIQVGTHVEQVNHHLTVIDMHQPADTTHPENTYADSQEHMDTSSPNHSINSDTMDHSAVEDQLSVSKEMTDVPYSEIEINPLSIISHGHYQPILYHGQHYVPNANVYRQQTLVPDHAHYTMLPHINGKFNDKSCVDNNRVGTEIVQHVMEQDEIEQNSEEKLLERPNADVSYCPQNVGYPQKFIDIGPSGLYPHLYNYRSDPNGIAVVNYTPNKQAYINPYVYNPFIYDAQDDDEESDSSSDE
- the LOC139101751 gene encoding uncharacterized protein isoform X3 gives rise to the protein MAGKSEQPSTLPAPPSHGHQHQHHHQQQQQQQQQSHLSQQQQTIQQNSVLVYVSGENLAYATAVGQNVAATAATAIAVGYQSQQQQQQQQTTTQYAGILQASQVATAQAVTTTFPAKTAVYCADDSGGVNVGNAIAPSTPAIGCCRLKTSLETTTTVAVAAAASTGADGCESGHAPSLASNEDEEDYSMLYQQASLDHSTTVCATSTTTIMARVDKRVSENGERVAADGHGGDPMVSGAKTYQTARLRHASDAYSARMASEYNVATNSSRIVGRSNPGDIGLLGGDDDCVAYGTPSSAGVVLQNAGEQQAVTVNADDKSRQQDGFDQQAATSASATLAAAVISVGDGSVGVGGSVASGGCDSVRSDESSVTTYSSLSSPDESQGHQQPGQHDSGMPNSNHPGGASACAQQAARQQPPSRVNGSNNNGAQHNAVVLTMHSSAVVTQQQHKQQQQLSAISVPRGWKRICSNGAIIYISPNSTALGSLDQLKEYLTTVGTCKCGLECPLRPEQVFNFDPKVATRPWSPDQGKTREMTKLCNHKRKLLLPAAAASPVASCTPAVSSSTLSSGPTTASIHANADSPTSSDKTRKDTLLACADGHSKKKKRKLGSIGGIYSGVSVSQLLAQRERAIAAVAASGVQGSPVPNGSQVWPIAIPNLQVQQNGQQICHQSLSSPSQNHDVSSCTRNPQQRLNQHNMSNMLMGNPLIMNQQGTNFNNMSQQQQQLLQQQHQQLIIQQQQHQQQQLIQHHISQQPQQQQSQQLSALSHQQQLQHMQILQQQQQQEQHQNTVVNQLAQQQAPHYINQLNQQSLHVMQQSQQQQQQQMHLQQIQKHNMQQQLVQEVDQQQSTNYNNTQHSVENYVHHMQSSQVPNQALHPQLHQLQHQMQSQQPQQNQHAMQSQSTDHFQMQIQQQLQQQHQQQMSQVCFQPQYSNQQLNHHSADIMQQQTGSTVMTNINTIDIQNRHNRTPSIDEDINAKHLQQQQQQHQQQQLLLHNHSMQRNHVVQNGSLQNNSHENVQRMYTQNQVQYLTRNFDPSKGSNTDAKMGHQQQFLTNHTGRSPNTSHVVEVQQSGMGPNGQSGNMHFNNRTPPWQQQNRAAVASHQSSATVQNINCNSFDRVPPLHHHIPQPSNWTDETARKKAKSNKIIVKKQRQHGELSRTNNGLDHSTPSPVDEFSENNQQNNGQINSTFNNSGPSFLEDPSGYLAQQTALLNSTISRQTGVSSSQVSMLNNNSKTSSQTSHGMHVSNTYIPQSKPSSIASPTSTSSFASVKNHATSPVVVHSSMTPTSSSGTDSENSPCQGCVTNADTQSYIQDQYKQQMQRQYLMHTDQREDPVTSSTFGERYQTNNQPQTDSRPIQGGTVSTSHGSPIGTNSPANSDTPAASTPGISQPATPQSLISSQPATPHSYSQPPTPHSHVSGQMSSQTLTPQAQQQLSQSLIGGNIQEQRSETPSSGTMSSSGIPPSTSPSQTSSSASDNLTSQVKRQVTRQNSLDGYQPHPHTVNTVSRIPVNTFNGTSSVITTMASGHTVSSNTITSVLAGRANTATVSINTPSAIPNLAIPCLLPNKSQHQTQSTMLTNMPNTPVTTHSSIPLSQSSMISVSKSPLEMVQSVVSSIQVPQTSTNSSLQPQMQQQQHQQQQQQHHNHQQQQQQQQPQPQQQQHPQANVQVHNVLTSGGILKHPAGSTLPPGHILVSSGGQLIMASTGSTINGVMAPPPPKIISNANSMPPLSVSPMVTSVTGAVSQVIPAVGVAQQVIGQPTVLVNTIQTPVLIQPGVMTMDSIGQNVQIPHLTVATGNVIQNTQSIIDANQDVSRTVAANQGMTVNRQPALLSPEPTITKKKSYKKRKGNSQTVASMLHIASSQQNTGMLMQSQSNFAQQNFQTQSIGGPMLQALTIVPGKAGAPAQLVMNGQTGATSAQFNAQQIITNPQPAQQINLLQPVNLLNGATGMVQNFPTIQQFIVPGLGSMVMSADGTATLLQDTGNIGMQLQIQNVNGQNVLTPVQSHSGIFNPSQSILAAGPAGMVIRAPQATSGKIIQQHSPGTQFLSPNSGQFLVNGTTSFGNQLSPIVANVSPNQQVTFNASQVRPSNMQGQQEFIQMNGQTLMVPCATTQNIAVSSASNQQNTTFVQQNTTIVQQQTTMVSNNQIPNFQSAASNGGQTVDPSLNLDHNQSYILSSGMIQGKTASSSPKSGINSPSSDQNVEQQQYVLASSSTTVVEKTAQQNEQHSPLMARHSVSTQTAGNQTNVAQSAMMRQGSPPDTTTHSPGNSQRSNSPAVDTTTHGAASPAPPITARHHSSSTPMVHCVSSSEPDSGDTQVASEDWRIQGIATKEITLNQPSLHGKTYVESTVTTGIQIYTSETLKQAEGVVSTVRCEGREHALGRGIKRKLDSIHSMHSTLHEDQDVAETKDVDNGNQWKLMVGDLVWGAARGSPAWPGKVESLGPSGTMTVWVRWYGGGGGRTQVDVKALKSLSEGLEAHHRARKKFRKSRKLNMQLENAIQEAMAELDKMTEESREQKDMKKSSKVTSSSSAAGSKSIISAGRSETKRSSKRAVDHAKAERRQYR
- the LOC139101751 gene encoding uncharacterized protein isoform X1, which gives rise to MAGKSEQPSTLPAPPSHGHQHQHHHQQQQQQQQQSHLSQQQQTIQQNSVLVYVSGENLAYATAVGQNVAATAATAIAVGYQSQQQQQQQQTTTQYAGILQASQVATAQAVTTTFPAKTAVYCADDSGGVNVGNAIAPSTPAIGCCRLKTSLETTTTVAVAAAASTGADGCESGHAPSLASNEDEEDYSMLYQQASLDHSTTVCATSTTTIMARVDKRVSENGERVAADGHGGDPMVSGAKTYQTARLRHASDAYSARMASEYNVATNSSRIVGRSNPGDIGLLGGDDDCVAYGTPSSAGVVLQNAGEQQAVTVNADDKSRQQDGFDQQAATSASATLAAAVISVGDGSVGVGGSVASGGCDSVRSDESSVTTYSSLSSPDESQGHQQPGQHDSGMPNSNHPGGASACAQQAARQQPPSRVNGSNNNGAQHNAVVLTMHSSAVVTQQQHKQQQQLSAISVPRGWKRICSNGAIIYISPNSTALGSLDQLKEYLTTVGTCKCGLECPLRPEQVFNFDPKVATRPWSPDQGKTREMTKLCNHKRKLLLPAAAASPVASCTPAVSSSTLSSGPTTASIHANADSPTSSDKTRKDTLLACADGHSKKKKRKLGSIGGIYSGVSVSQLLAQRERAIAAVAASGVQGSPVPNGSQVWPIAIPNLQVQQNGQQICHQSLSSPSQNHDVSSCTRNPQQRLNQHNMSNMLMGNPLIMNQQGTNFNNMSQQQQQLLQQQHQQLIIQQQQHQQQQLIQHHISQQPQQQQSQQLSALSHQQQLQHMQILQQQQQQEQHQNTVVNQLAQQQAPHYINQLNQQSLHVMQQSQQQQQQQMHLQQIQKHNMQQQLVQEVDQQQSTNYNNTQHSVENYVHHMQSSQVPNQALHPQLHQLQHQMQSQQPQQNQHAMQSQSTDHFQMQIQQQLQQQHQQQMSQVCFQPQYSNQQLNHHSADIMQQQTGSTVMTNINTIDIQNRHNRTPSIDEDINAKHLQQQQQQHQQQQLLLHNHSMQRNHVVQNGSLQNNSHENVQRMYTQNQVQYLTRNFDPSKGSNTDAKMGHQQQFLTNHTGRSPNTSHVVEVQQSGMGPNGQSGNMHFNNRTPPWQQQNRAAVASHQSSATVQNINCNSFDRVPPLHHHIPQPSNWTDETARKKAKSNKIIVKKQRQHGELSRTNNGLDHSTPSPVDEFSENNQQNNGQINSTFNNSGPSFLEDPSGYLAQQTALLNSTISRQTGVSSSQVSMLNNNSKTSSQTSHGMHVSNTYIPQSKPSSIASPTSTSSFASVKNHATSPVVVHSSMTPTSSSGTDSENSPCQGCVTNADTQSYIQDQYKQQMQRQYLMHTDQREDPVTSSTFGERYQTNNQPQTDSRPIQGGTVSTSHGSPIGTNSPANSDTPAASTPGISQPATPQSLISSQPATPHSYSQPPTPHSHVSGQMSSQTLTPQAQQQLSQSLIGGNIQEQRSETPSSGTMSSSGIPPSTSPSQTSSSASDNLTSQVKRQVTRQNSLDGYQPHPHTVNTVSRIPVNTFNGTSSVITTMASGHTVSSNTITSVLAGRANTATVSINTPSAIPNLAIPCLLPNKSQHQTQSTMLTNMPNTPVTTHSSIPLSQSSMISVSKSPLEMVQSVVSSIQVPQTSTNSSLQPQMQQQQHQQQQQQHHNHQQQQQQQQPQPQQQQHPQANVQVHNVLTSGGILKHPAGSTLPPGHILVSSGGQLIMASTGSTINGVMAPPPPKIISNANSMPPLSVSPMVTSVTGAVSQVIPAVGVAQQVIGQPTVLVNTIQTPVLIQPGVMTMDSIGQNVQIPHLTVATGNVIQNTQSIIDANQDVSRTVAANQGMTVNRQPALLSPEPTITKKKSYKKRKGNSQTVASMLHIASSQQNTGMLMQSQSNFAQQNFQTQSIGGPMLQALTIVPGKAGAPAQLVMNGQTGATSAQFNAQQIITNPQPAQQINLLQPVNLLNGATGMVQNFPTIQQFIVPGLGSMVMSADGTATLLQDTGNIGMQLQIQNVNGQNVLTPVQSHSGIFNPSQSILAAGPAGMVIRAPQATSGKIIQQHSPGTQFLSPNSGQFLVNGTTSFGNQLSPIVANVSPNQQVTFNASQVRPSNMQGQQEFIQMNGQTLMVPCATTQNIAVSSASNQQNTTFVQQNTTIVQQQTTMVSNNQIPNFQSAASNGGQTVDPSLNLDHNQSYILSSGMIQGKTASSSPKSGINSPSSDQNVEQQQYVLASSSTTVVEKTAQQNEQHSPLMARHSVSTQTAGNQTNVAQSAMMRQGSPPDTTTHSPGNSQRSNSPAVDTTTHGAASPAPPITARHHSSSTPMVHCVSSSEPDSGDTQVASEDWRIQGIATKEITLNQPSLHGKTYVESTVTTGIQVGTHVEQVNHHLTVIDMHQPADTTHPENTYADSQEHMDTSSPNHSINSDTMDHSAVEDQLSVSKEMTDVPYSEIEINPLSIISHGHYQPILYHGQHYVPNANVYRQQTLVPDHAHYTMLPHINGKFNDKSCVDNNRVGTEIVQHVMEQDEIEQNSEEKLLERPNADVSYCPQNVGYPQKFIDIGPSGLYPHLYNYRSDPNGIAVVNYTPNKQAYINPYVYNPFIYDAQDDDEESDSSSDE
- the LOC139101751 gene encoding uncharacterized protein isoform X5, coding for MAGKSEQPSTLPAPPSHGHQHQHHHQQQQQQQQQSHLSQQQQTIQQNSVLVYVSGENLAYATAVGQNVAATAATAIAVGYQSQQQQQQQQTTTQYAGILQASQVATAQAVTTTFPAKTAVYCADDSGGVNVGNAIAPSTPAIGCCRLKTSLETTTTVAVAAAASTGADGCESGHAPSLASNEDEEDYSMLYQQASLDHSTTVCATSTTTIMARVDKRVSENGERVAADGHGGDPMVSGAKTYQTARLRHASDAYSARMASEYNVATNSSRIVGRSNPGDIGLLGGDDDCVAYGTPSSAGVVLQNAGEQQAVTVNADDKSRQQDGFDQQAATSASATLAAAVISVGDGSVGVGGSVASGGCDSVRSDESSVTTYSSLSSPDESQGHQQPGQHDSGMPNSNHPGGASACAQQAARQQPPSRVNGSNNNGAQHNAVVLTMHSSAVVTQQQHKQQQQLSAISVPRGWKRICSNGAIIYISPNSTALGSLDQLKEYLTTVGTCKCGLECPLRPEQVFNFDPKVATRPWSPDQGKTREMTKLCNHKRKLLLPAAAASPVASCTPAVSSSTLSSGPTTASIHANADSPTSSDKTRKDTLLACADGHSKKKKRKLGSIGGIYSGVSVSQLLAQRERAIAAVAASGVQGSPVPNGSQVWPIAIPNLQVQQNGQQICHQSLSSPSQNHDVSSCTRNPQQRLNQHNMSNMLMGNPLIMNQQGTNFNNMSQQQQQLLQQQHQQLIIQQQQHQQQQLIQHHISQQPQQQQSQQLSALSHQQQLQHMQILQQQQQQEQHQNTVVNQLAQQQAPHYINQLNQQSLHVMQQSQQQQQQQMHLQQIQKHNMQQQLVQEVDQQQSTNYNNTQHSVENYVHHMQSSQVPNQALHPQLHQLQHQMQSQQPQQNQHAMQSQSTDHFQMQIQQQLQQQHQQQMSQVCFQPQYSNQQLNHHSADIMQQQTGSTVMTNINTIDIQNRHNRTPSIDEDINAKHLQQQQQQHQQQQLLLHNHSMQRNHVVQNGSLQNNSHENVQRMYTQNQVQYLTRNFDPSKGSNTDAKMGHQQQFLTNHTGRSPNTSHVVEVQQSGMGPNGQSGNMHFNNRTPPWQQQNRAAVASHQSSATVQNINCNSFDRVPPLHHHIPQPSNWTDETARKKAKSNKIIVKKQRQHGELSRTNNGLDHSTPSPVDEFSENNQQNNGQINSTFNNSGPSFLEDPSGYLAQQTALLNSTISRQTGVSSSQVSMLNNNSKTSSQTSHGMHVSNTYIPQSKPSSIASPTSTSSFASVKNHATSPVVVHSSMTPTSSSGTDSENSPCQGCVTNADTQSYIQDQYKQQMQRQYLMHTDQREDPVTSSTFGERYQTNNQPQTDSRPIQGGTVSTSHGSPIGTNSPANSDTPAASTPGISQPATPQSLISSQPATPHSYSQPPTPHSHVSGQMSSQTLTPQAQQQLSQSLIGGNIQEQRSETPSSGTMSSSGIPPSTSPSQTSSSASDNLTSQVKRQVTRQNSLDGYQPHPHTVNTVSRIPVNTFNGTSSVITTMASGHTVSSNTITSVLAGRANTATVSINTPSAIPNLAIPCLLPNKSQHQTQSTMLTNMPNTPVTTHSSIPLSQSSMISVSKSPLEMVQSVVSSIQVPQTSTNSSLQPQMQQQQHQQQQQQHHNHQQQQQQQQPQPQQQQHPQANVQVHNVLTSGGILKHPAGSTLPPGHILVSSGGQLIMASTGSTINGVMAPPPPKIISNANSMPPLSVSPMVTSVTGAVSQVIPAVGVAQQVIGQPTVLVNTIQTPVLIQPGVMTMDSIGQNVQIPHLTVATGNVIQNTQSIIDANQDVSRTVAANQGMTVNRQPALLSPEPTITKKKSYKKRKGNSQTVASMLHIASSQQNTGMLMQSQSNFAQQNFQTQSIGGPMLQALTIVPGKAGAPAQLVMNGQTGATSAQFNAQQIITNPQPAQQINLLQPVNLLNGATGMVQNFPTIQQFIVPGLGSMVMSADGTATLLQDTGNIGMQLQIQNVNGQNVLTPVQSHSGIFNPSQSILAAGPAGMVIRAPQATSGKIIQQHSPGTQFLSPNSGQFLVNGTTSFGNQLSPIVANVSPNQQVTFNASQVRPSNMQGQQEFIQMNGQTLMVPCATTQNIAVSSASNQQNTTFVQQNTTIVQQQTTMVSNNQIPNFQSAASNGGQTVDPSLNLDHNQSYILSSGMIQGKTASSSPKSGINSPSSDQNVEQQQYVLASSSTTVVEKTAQQNEQHSPLMARHSVSTQTAGNQTNVAQSAMMRQGSPPDTTTHSPGNSQRSNSPAVDTTTHGAASPAPPITARHHSSSTPMVHCVSSSEPDSGDTQVASEDWRIQGIATKEITLNQPSLHGKTYVESTVTTGIQIYTSETLKQAEGVVSTVRCEGREHALGRGIKRKLDSIHSMHSTLHEDQDEVVN